From the genome of Triticum aestivum cultivar Chinese Spring chromosome 3B, IWGSC CS RefSeq v2.1, whole genome shotgun sequence, one region includes:
- the LOC123065403 gene encoding uncharacterized protein produces the protein MRHLRFHRIRTQFPNNRNRFTFSSLCCLIDPPFLLPAPAPTNHRKGGTEPHLPLPLLFAAMDGGYRSKSYASGRMQIEPYTGGARPDFRSLSYGGGGASYQYQYEYGAGVGQVTTVVEEEEVKRSKSKRRWLALGDPDMERKRRVAAYKAYAMEGKVKGSFRKSFRWIKDRYLHLVYGVS, from the coding sequence ATGCGACACCTCCGGTTTCATCGCATCCGGACACAATTTCCCAACAACCGAAACCGCTTCACTTTCTCCTCTCTCTGTTGTTTAATTGATCCTCCATTCCTCCTACCTGCCCCGGCGCCAACAAACCATCGCAAGGGAGGAACAGAACCCCATCTCCCCCTGCCGCTGCTTTTTGCTGCCATGGACGGCGGCTACCGCTCCAAGTCGTACGCCAGCGGCCGCATGCAGATCGAGCCCTATACAGGCGGCGCGCGGCCGGACTTCCGGTCCTTGtcctacggcggcggcggggcgtcgtACCAGTACCAGTACGAGTACGGCGCCGGAGTAGGGCAGGTGACgacggtggtggaggaggaggaggtgaagagGAGCAAGTCTAAGCGGCGGTGGCTGGCGCTGGGTGACCCGGACATGGAGCGGAAGCGGCGGGTGGCGGCGTACAAGGCCTACGCCATGGAGGGCAAGGTGAAGGGATCCTTCCGCAAGAGCTTCAGATGGATCAAGGACCGCTACCTGCACCTCGTCTACGGCGTGTCCTAG